A single window of uncultured Sunxiuqinia sp. DNA harbors:
- the coxB gene encoding cytochrome c oxidase subunit II yields the protein MYILASPQASNFVEGVDKAFIIIFAVCFFFLIGLTAAMIYFIFRYNKKRNPKATQIEGSTTLEIVWTVIPTILVLVLFYYGWAGWIPMKTAPKDSFEIDVVARMWNFTFQYENGKRTDTLFVPQDKPVKLNLKSLDVVHSLYIPAFRVKEDVVPGREKFLWFTPTNEGIYDLFCAEYCGLQHSYMINLVKVMPQEEFNTWYTDTTQQAASENIDSPTEAGKRIMTNIGCFACHSQDGSKLVGPSFKGIYGHEVTVKTGGETRTVMVDDEYIKRSIYEPNADVVEGFNKGLMVSYQGQLTDTEVEQIIEYLKTLK from the coding sequence ATGTATATATTAGCATCACCACAAGCCTCTAATTTTGTTGAGGGTGTCGATAAGGCATTTATCATTATTTTTGCAGTGTGTTTTTTCTTCTTAATTGGATTAACTGCTGCGATGATTTATTTCATCTTCCGTTACAACAAAAAACGAAACCCTAAAGCAACACAGATTGAAGGAAGTACGACGCTGGAGATTGTATGGACAGTTATCCCGACAATACTGGTACTTGTGCTATTTTACTACGGCTGGGCTGGCTGGATTCCAATGAAAACCGCTCCAAAAGACAGCTTTGAAATAGATGTTGTTGCACGGATGTGGAATTTTACATTTCAGTATGAGAACGGGAAACGTACAGATACGCTGTTTGTTCCACAAGATAAACCTGTAAAGTTAAACCTCAAGTCGCTGGATGTTGTTCACTCATTGTACATTCCTGCATTTCGAGTAAAAGAAGATGTAGTGCCTGGGAGAGAAAAATTTCTATGGTTTACCCCAACCAACGAAGGTATTTATGATTTGTTCTGCGCCGAATATTGTGGGTTACAACATTCATACATGATAAACCTTGTAAAGGTTATGCCTCAGGAGGAATTTAACACCTGGTATACAGACACCACGCAACAGGCTGCATCGGAAAATATTGATTCTCCCACCGAAGCAGGAAAGCGGATTATGACCAACATTGGTTGTTTTGCTTGCCACTCACAGGACGGGTCAAAACTTGTTGGCCCCTCATTTAAAGGAATATACGGACATGAAGTAACGGTAAAAACTGGAGGGGAAACCCGAACGGTTATGGTTGACGATGAATACATCAAACGTTCAATCTATGAACCAAATGCCGATGTGGTAGAAGGCTTTAACAAAGGATTAATGGTTTCGTACCAAGGACAGTTAACAGATACTGAAGTTGAACAAATTATTGAGTATCTCAAAACCTTGAAATGA
- a CDS encoding cbb3-type cytochrome c oxidase subunit I, translated as MQASSKIPTDISYLEYEGKHKGLLAWITSTDHKRIALLYMYSMMGLFFIGVMLGLAMKLELIAPGKTIMDAADYNAVFTVHGVIMIFMIVIPGLPAVFGNFMLPIMIGAKDVAFPKLNLLSWYVYIAGAFLVIISVVFGDGTPDTGWTFYAPYSFKSGANMLPAIFGAFVLGFSSILTGLNFIVTIHRMRAPGMDWMKMPLFPWTLYGTAWIQLLATPVVGITLVLVALERIFGIGVFDPALGGDPILYQHLFWIYSHPAVYVMILPAMGAISEIIPTFSQKHVFGYKALIISTLAIAFVGYFVWGHHMFTSGMSGTSQYAFSLLTFLVAIPSAIKVFNWLGTMYKGSINLQTPFYWAVSFIFVFMIGGLSGLVLGALATDIYVHDTAFVVAHFHFIVFGGTGFAFFGAIHYWFPKIYGRMYDAKWANTGWVVFFVGFLALYSPMFYLGMMGMPRRYYDYLEEFHSANILSTLGSWVMTFGLVIIVINLFRAARNGAPAPLNPWNGKTLEWTVPSPPPVENFDEIPVYHKNDGPYQY; from the coding sequence ATGCAAGCAAGTTCTAAAATCCCTACAGATATTAGTTATCTGGAGTACGAAGGTAAGCATAAAGGTCTGCTAGCCTGGATTACATCAACTGACCATAAACGCATCGCACTCCTTTACATGTACTCCATGATGGGGTTGTTTTTTATTGGAGTAATGTTAGGATTAGCAATGAAATTGGAACTGATCGCACCAGGGAAAACCATTATGGATGCGGCAGACTACAATGCCGTATTTACAGTACATGGTGTTATTATGATTTTCATGATTGTAATTCCGGGGCTACCGGCTGTCTTTGGCAATTTTATGCTTCCGATCATGATTGGAGCGAAAGATGTAGCTTTCCCTAAGCTCAATTTGCTTTCGTGGTACGTGTACATTGCTGGTGCCTTTCTCGTTATTATTTCAGTCGTTTTTGGAGATGGCACACCAGATACCGGTTGGACCTTCTACGCACCATATAGCTTTAAATCCGGAGCCAATATGCTTCCGGCAATATTTGGAGCTTTTGTGCTAGGATTTTCCTCTATTCTTACCGGATTAAACTTCATTGTCACCATACACCGGATGCGAGCTCCTGGAATGGACTGGATGAAAATGCCTTTATTCCCATGGACCTTATACGGAACTGCATGGATTCAGCTTTTAGCAACGCCTGTTGTTGGGATAACGTTAGTATTGGTAGCTTTAGAGCGCATTTTCGGAATTGGTGTTTTTGATCCTGCATTGGGTGGCGATCCAATCCTTTACCAGCATTTATTCTGGATTTATTCTCACCCAGCGGTTTACGTTATGATTTTACCTGCTATGGGTGCAATTTCTGAAATCATTCCTACCTTTTCGCAAAAGCACGTCTTTGGTTACAAAGCATTAATTATATCAACCTTAGCTATTGCTTTTGTGGGGTACTTTGTGTGGGGACATCACATGTTTACTTCCGGAATGAGTGGAACATCTCAATATGCTTTTTCGCTACTTACGTTTTTAGTTGCGATTCCGAGTGCCATCAAGGTATTTAATTGGTTAGGAACGATGTACAAGGGATCAATCAATCTACAAACGCCATTTTATTGGGCAGTCTCTTTCATTTTTGTATTCATGATTGGAGGGCTTTCAGGCTTGGTTTTAGGAGCATTGGCAACAGATATCTATGTGCATGATACTGCTTTCGTTGTAGCTCACTTCCACTTTATTGTTTTTGGAGGAACTGGATTTGCCTTCTTTGGAGCAATCCATTATTGGTTTCCCAAGATTTATGGTCGGATGTACGATGCCAAATGGGCTAACACCGGATGGGTAGTTTTCTTTGTCGGATTTCTCGCTTTATATTCCCCTATGTTCTACTTGGGAATGATGGGAATGCCACGTCGTTACTACGATTATCTTGAAGAATTTCATTCAGCAAATATACTTTCGACTCTAGGCTCTTGGGTCATGACATTTGGATTAGTAATCATCGTCATTAACCTATTTAGGGCAGCAAGGAATGGTGCGCCAGCACCACTGAATCCATGGAATGGGAAAACACTTGAATGGACTGTACCGTCGCCACCACCTGTAGAAAACTTTGATGAAATTCCTGTCTATCATAAAAACGACGGACCATATCAATACTAA
- a CDS encoding DUF3341 domain-containing protein → MVGVFDNEFDLVEAFEKIKGKGLKIEEVYTPYPVHEILEGMGKKTRITHAAFFYGLFGALALLGGMYYAAVISWPLHFGGKPFNTFPSFVVVTIVGTILIVTLATLFTFSARAKVFPGKKAEIVDKRATDDKFVMVIDNSSDGVDSMELTKLLKENGASDVY, encoded by the coding sequence ATGGTAGGTGTATTTGATAACGAATTTGATTTGGTAGAAGCTTTTGAAAAGATAAAAGGCAAAGGCTTGAAAATAGAAGAGGTTTATACCCCTTACCCGGTCCATGAGATATTGGAAGGAATGGGGAAGAAAACACGGATAACACATGCAGCATTTTTTTATGGTTTGTTTGGTGCCCTTGCCTTACTTGGAGGGATGTATTATGCCGCAGTAATAAGCTGGCCTTTACATTTCGGAGGTAAGCCTTTCAATACATTCCCGTCATTTGTTGTGGTAACAATTGTTGGTACCATTCTGATTGTTACTTTGGCAACTCTGTTTACTTTTTCCGCACGAGCTAAAGTATTCCCGGGGAAGAAGGCAGAGATTGTTGACAAGAGAGCTACAGATGATAAGTTTGTGATGGTTATTGATAACTCATCTGATGGGGTTGACTCGATGGAGTTAACAAAATTATTGAAAGAAAACGGCGCATCTGATGTTTACTAA
- a CDS encoding cation transporter, which translates to MKQLVLFSFFIALFTVGCNQKNVKTTPGETEQKVAEVEFVYHVEGMTCDHCEQSIQKGVNELAGITLIEANHEDSTAHVVYDPAQTNANEIIAAIEKRGYHVVE; encoded by the coding sequence ATGAAACAGTTAGTCTTATTCTCTTTTTTTATCGCTCTATTTACAGTAGGATGTAATCAAAAAAATGTTAAAACAACTCCTGGAGAAACAGAACAAAAAGTTGCAGAAGTTGAGTTTGTTTATCACGTTGAAGGAATGACATGCGACCATTGCGAACAGTCGATTCAAAAAGGGGTAAACGAGCTAGCAGGAATCACTCTGATTGAAGCCAATCACGAAGATTCGACGGCACACGTTGTATACGACCCAGCACAAACTAATGCCAATGAAATTATTGCAGCAATTGAAAAAAGAGGTTATCACGTAGTCGAATAA
- a CDS encoding protoheme IX farnesyltransferase, whose translation MRKLSFRDYIKIILQLGKARISLPIALSALTGYALNTGIIGIEGLYLSIGVFLMSSSSSALNHWQEHGIDAKMPRTQNRPIPSGKISPLFALLIATTYFISGAVVLLIHFPIIALGASIVTLASYNLFYTPLKKQTAFAVVPGSLVGALPPYIGWLAAGGGLTNQTIFLVAVFFFIGQIPHFWLLLLMFGKEYKLVGYPSLNDIFTENQIKRLSYTWILSTIAIALTIALKVMIGRTVIFILLFYIFYLLFSTTTQLLVKKNLPVRSTFFKLNFLYLFMMIALIVDSLFHR comes from the coding sequence ATGAGAAAATTAAGTTTTCGCGACTACATAAAAATAATACTTCAATTGGGCAAAGCACGTATTTCTTTGCCCATTGCTTTATCTGCACTAACCGGTTATGCTTTAAACACCGGTATAATTGGGATCGAAGGTTTGTATTTATCAATCGGTGTATTTCTGATGTCTTCTAGTTCCAGTGCACTCAATCACTGGCAAGAACACGGAATTGACGCAAAAATGCCACGCACTCAAAACAGACCAATTCCTTCCGGAAAGATTTCGCCTTTGTTCGCATTACTAATCGCAACAACCTATTTCATTTCAGGAGCGGTTGTGCTTCTTATTCATTTTCCGATTATTGCCCTGGGTGCCAGTATTGTTACATTAGCTTCCTATAATTTGTTCTACACACCATTAAAAAAGCAAACAGCATTTGCCGTTGTCCCCGGGTCCTTAGTTGGTGCACTGCCGCCATACATTGGATGGTTAGCAGCTGGTGGTGGATTAACAAACCAAACCATCTTTTTAGTAGCTGTATTTTTCTTTATAGGGCAGATTCCACATTTTTGGTTGCTATTACTCATGTTTGGAAAAGAATATAAACTTGTTGGCTACCCAAGCCTAAATGATATTTTTACTGAGAACCAAATCAAGCGATTAAGCTACACCTGGATTTTATCTACTATTGCAATTGCTTTAACAATTGCACTAAAGGTAATGATTGGCCGAACTGTTATTTTTATTTTACTGTTTTATATTTTCTATCTGCTATTTTCGACAACAACACAATTGCTTGTTAAAAAGAATCTGCCAGTTCGCTCAACCTTTTTCAAGCTTAACTTTTTATACTTGTTTATGATGATTGCTTTAATCGTTGACAGTTTATTTCATCGCTAA
- a CDS encoding cytochrome c — MNLKNGIKLLVILIVAIAFSSCDHNRNNPGWQYFDDMVKSPAYESYTPNPNFEDGKTMQGTIEGTIPRDMIPYPYGKTDSDRAVAGQTLQNPLTAIPETIARGKELYGIYCLQCHGENGDGKGPLYTSKKYPYPPASLISEKMLAAPEGEIYHVITVGWGVMGEHGSMLLPKDRWKITSYIENELQKN; from the coding sequence ATGAACCTGAAGAACGGAATAAAATTACTGGTGATTTTGATAGTTGCGATAGCTTTTAGCTCATGTGATCACAATAGAAATAATCCGGGGTGGCAGTATTTTGACGATATGGTCAAATCACCTGCTTATGAGAGTTATACGCCAAATCCAAATTTCGAAGATGGTAAAACCATGCAAGGAACAATTGAGGGTACAATTCCACGTGATATGATCCCATATCCATATGGAAAAACAGATTCAGATCGGGCTGTTGCCGGGCAAACGTTGCAAAACCCGTTGACAGCGATTCCAGAAACGATTGCTCGTGGGAAAGAGCTTTATGGTATATATTGTTTGCAATGTCATGGTGAGAATGGAGATGGAAAAGGACCATTGTACACCAGCAAAAAGTATCCTTATCCTCCGGCTAGTTTAATATCAGAAAAAATGCTAGCCGCTCCTGAAGGAGAAATATACCATGTAATTACTGTCGGTTGGGGAGTTATGGGCGAGCACGGTTCCATGTTGTTGCCCAAAGATCGCTGGAAGATTACATCGTACATAGAAAACGAATTACAGAAGAATTAA
- a CDS encoding cytochrome c oxidase subunit 3 family protein, giving the protein MSQVIHHDEHYDPEGSKIGMWLFIFTELLLFGGLFIVYSVYRFMNSDAFHLAAEELNTTIGAINTAILLVSSMTIAMSTTALQKKHKATAIVLIEVTFMLAIIFLVNKYFEWGVKFDHGIFPGSEYMKEEMSQGEILFFGLYFVMTGLHALHIVAGMVIMGFALARLQNGTVTADRPSLLENAGLYWHLVDLIWIFLFPLFYLIT; this is encoded by the coding sequence ATGTCACAAGTTATTCACCATGATGAGCACTATGACCCCGAGGGATCGAAGATCGGGATGTGGCTTTTCATTTTTACTGAATTACTTCTTTTTGGAGGACTTTTTATCGTTTATTCGGTTTATCGCTTCATGAACTCAGATGCCTTTCATTTGGCAGCAGAGGAACTGAACACGACAATTGGAGCAATCAATACAGCTATCTTATTAGTTAGTAGTATGACGATCGCAATGTCGACAACAGCCCTACAGAAGAAACACAAAGCCACTGCAATCGTATTGATTGAAGTAACATTTATGTTGGCAATCATTTTTCTAGTTAATAAATACTTCGAGTGGGGAGTCAAATTTGACCACGGCATTTTCCCCGGATCAGAGTATATGAAAGAAGAAATGAGCCAGGGAGAGATTTTATTTTTCGGACTATATTTTGTGATGACTGGCTTACATGCTTTACACATTGTAGCCGGAATGGTAATTATGGGTTTTGCATTAGCACGATTACAGAACGGCACCGTAACCGCTGACCGTCCTTCCTTATTGGAAAATGCTGGACTCTACTGGCACTTGGTTGACTTAATCTGGATTTTCCTATTCCCATTATTTTACTTAATCACCTAA
- a CDS encoding carboxypeptidase-like regulatory domain-containing protein, whose product MKTSTLIASLFLVSFLAATAGNNQTIDIHGKVVNKETREPLYGVNISLKNQTKSIGTITNSQGEFRLWNIPCDTADLLISMNGYKSDTIDLETLDQSTEIIVISLAEKTKKENGLKLIFSKK is encoded by the coding sequence ATGAAAACATCAACTCTAATTGCAAGTCTATTTTTAGTATCATTTTTGGCAGCAACAGCCGGAAACAACCAAACTATCGACATTCACGGAAAAGTGGTAAACAAAGAAACGCGAGAGCCTTTATATGGAGTCAACATCAGTCTGAAGAATCAGACTAAAAGTATTGGCACCATTACAAATAGTCAGGGCGAGTTTCGTTTGTGGAACATCCCTTGCGACACAGCAGATCTTCTGATTAGTATGAATGGTTACAAAAGTGATACAATTGACCTTGAAACATTGGACCAGTCAACTGAGATCATAGTAATTTCCCTTGCAGAAAAGACAAAGAAAGAAAACGGTCTCAAACTGATTTTCTCGAAAAAGTAG
- a CDS encoding cytochrome C oxidase subunit IV family protein, whose product MENEKHHIVPYSTYIVILLLLLLLTFISIEITHIELGSYTVAGALILASIKSSLVLTYFMHLKFDKPYIKIMVGFVLLIFIAVIVVTFLDYYYR is encoded by the coding sequence ATGGAAAACGAAAAACATCATATTGTCCCCTACAGCACCTATATTGTTATATTATTGCTTTTGCTTTTGTTAACATTTATATCCATTGAAATTACGCATATTGAACTTGGAAGCTATACGGTTGCCGGAGCATTAATTTTAGCCTCAATAAAGTCCAGTCTAGTGCTAACATATTTTATGCATCTCAAGTTTGACAAACCCTACATTAAAATTATGGTTGGGTTCGTTTTGCTTATTTTCATCGCTGTTATTGTCGTTACATTTTTAGACTATTATTACAGATAA